The following is a genomic window from Podarcis raffonei isolate rPodRaf1 chromosome 5, rPodRaf1.pri, whole genome shotgun sequence.
CAATGAAATTAGTGTCAAGTATAGTTAGGCCCTTAGGAGCAACCTCAGCATTATCGTATAAATTTAACTCTTTCCATTCCGGCCTACAATTAGTTCTGTGTACAGTTTAGCCCCAATTATCTATTtgggtggacgcgggtggcgctgtggtctacaccactgagcctcttgccgatcagaaggttggcggttcaaatccctgcgacggggtgagcgcccattgctcggtccctgctcctgccaacctagcagttcgaaagaacgtcaaagtgcaagtagataaataggtaccgctctggcgggaaggtaaacggcgtttccgtgtgctgctctggttcgccagaagcggcttagtcacgctggccacatgacccggaagctgtacgccggctcccttggccaataaatcaagatgagcgctgcaaccccagagtcggtcacgactggacctaatggtcaagggtccctttacctttacctatttgggTACTTGCAGCTTCATCTCTAATACTGGGCATATTTGTAATCATTGCTTGAATAAAACACAGCgtttatacttttaaaaacaaaaaaacctcacaCATTATGATTTTCTCACTAAGTGCGCAATGCATTTCATGTTCATTCTGGGACAATCCTGTTtacatttacttgaaagtaagtctaAATGGTGTTTAACTCAGAGTGGCTtatttccatgtacagtggtacctcaggttaagtacttaattcgttccggacgtctgttcttaacctgaaactgttcttaacctgaagcaccactttagccaatggggcctcctgctgccgccgccggagcccaatttctgttcttatcctgaagcaaagttcttaacctgaagcactatttctgggttagcggagtctgtaacctgaagcgtatgtaacctgaagcgtatgtaacctgaggtaccactgtaacaggatTACCACACTAAAACAGTATATTAAACTGAGGTTGGAAAGAAACTGAGTACATCTGTCGTTCAGTCAAACAAAATCTTAGCTGATTAAATACTCGACTAATTTGACATTTGAATAAAAGCGAATTGTTCCGAAGCAAAAACAGGCTTCCTATGTGCTGTCATTGTAGCAGCCATTATTTTGGAAGAAGCGTCTTCTCCTCTGTAGGAAAGGGGGAAATTCCTCAAAAGGGAACTTTTGCAGATACTTGCATTAAATAAAATGCTTGAAATTAATTGTTGCTCAATTAGTCAGGGTACCTTtttaggcagtgagagattttactttcttgggctccatgatcactgcagatggtgacagcagccacgaaattaaaagatgcctgcttcttgggagaaaagcaatgacaaacctagacagcatcttaaaaagtagagacatcaccttgccatcaaaggtccgtatagtaaaagctatggttttcccagtagtgatgtatggaagtgagagctggaccataaagaaggctgatcgctaaagaattgatgcttttgaattatggtgctggaggagactcttgagagtcccatggactgcaagaagatcaaaccgatccattcttaaggaaatcagccctgagtgctcactggaaggacagatcgtgaagctgaggctccaatactttggccacctcatgagaagagaagactccctggaaaagaccctgatgttgggaaagatggagggcacaaggagaaggggacgacagaggacgagatggttggatagtgttcttgaagctaccagaatgagtttgaccaaactgcgggaggcagtggaagacaggagtgcctggcgtgatctggtccatggggacacgaagagtcggacacgactaaacgactaaacaacaacaacctttttaGATAATCACTTGGGTGaatagggtggggagagaaatgtgACCCTGTTGGATTCTCCTGGAGCATTCAGTGCCTTTCTTGACTACTGACTATCTGTACGATATCCTTCTAGGATGCCTTGCAAGGGTGAGATTAGGAGGCACTTTTTGGCAGTGGTTCCACTTGTACCTGTGAGGCTGATCCCAGAAGGTGTGCTGGGAGACCTGATGTTCCACCCAATGGCTATTGGCTTTCAGCTTGCCACAAGGTTCCATCTCGTCTCccttgcttttcaacatctacatggaaACAGTGGGAGAAGTTATCCGAAAGTTTGGGCTGAAGAACCATATGTTTGTGGCACctctcagggtttttttaaaatcttctattgtgtggaaaaccatagcttttactatacagacctttgttggcaaggtgaggtccgtatagttaaagctatggttttctcagtagtgatgtatggaagtgagagctggaccataaagaaggctgatcactgaagaattgatgcttttgaattatggtgctggaggagactcttgagagtcccatggactgcaagaagaccaaacctatccattctgaaggaaatcagccctgagtgctcactggaaggacagatcctgaagctgaggctccaatactctggccacctcatgagaagagaagactccctggaaaagaccctgatgttgggaaagatggagggcacaaggagaagcggacaacagaggacgagatggttggacagtgttctggaagctaccagcatgagtttgaccaaactgcgggaggcagtggaagacaggagtgcctggcgtgctctggtccatggggtcatgaagagttggacacgactaaacaactaaacaacaacaacaaattgtgtgGAGGTAACAGAAGCAACAATCAATTAATTCAGGAATGAGGGAGATAAACAAATGGAACTTGAACCATATAAGATGGAGGCACTATTGGAAATTTGTGCGAAGATTTTTAACCTATTCTGAACGGGACTGCGCTACTCCTGATGCAGCCGGAGTGTAACTGGAGCTGGTTGTCTATGTGTTTCATTGATTTAGAGTGcaggtgctgagctttaaagccttaAAGGGCCTCACAGAGGCccggttggttcatatgggggtTTTTGAAATAAAATGTGGTGGTGTCGTCCCCCAGAGACTCCCATATGAACTCATGAAATTAAGGCAAATGCGGGAGAAAAATGCAGTCTTCTGGGTTGTGGTATTTATTCTCTCCCAAGTGAAATCCGCTAAGCTCCCTCTTATTTTTACAGACAAGCAAGATGACAATATTAGACTATCACTATTCTTTATGGAGAGATGAGAGGAAATCAATCTTCCTGACCCACAACTGAACTCATGCGCTGCGGAGTAATTCAGAGACAGAGGCATTTTTACTTGTTTCAGGTGGATGCAAATACACTTATCCTTTCCCAGTCATCAGAGGCATCTGAAGTCTTTGCACCCCCAGAATTGAATGCACCGGAGCCGGGGTAGATCCGTTCTGAAATTCCCCCTCACAACAGTGTTGTCAAATGTTATCTCCCCTCCTAACTCAGAGAAAACCTTTTCTGCCAATTTGAAGTCTGTGCCAAATGGCCAGAAGCTGTGCAATCACAaattctcctctctccctctgtcccccCCCTCCACAGTCCTCAGAGCAGTTTTGCCATTTGCTACaaacttcagttttccttttaaaaaaagatgtctaTTAAAATTAAAAGCAGGCAAGATTGCTGGTAGAACGGAGGCAGAAATAAAGACTGAAAATGCAACCAGGAAGTTCTGGACACTAAtcgacagctgggggggggggacaactgcACCAAAGCCCCTACAAAATGGGACTGTGAAGGTCCCATTTCTCAAGATCTTTCCTGCAAATTATAATGTGCAAGGCTGGATTTTCTAAGGAAATGAGCAAGCCAAGCTCATTTGCTGCTCATAATCAGGTGGCGTGGAAGGGAGGATAAACTGTCTGGAATAGTCAACGATAATTAGTGCTTGCTGCAGTTTATGTGCATAAGCTTTAACAGGGCACGGTTGATCTGTTTAACTAGCAAGCACTTGGCCTTGCTGGTCATATAACACTTTGAGTGATCGCTATGGACATTTATAACTGCTAGTTAGCCAGGCAAGATATCGTGGTCCGGGCATCCTGGCTGGTAGCGTGTCCTCTCAGGTCTGTGCTGAAAAAGCACCTCTCTCTGAGCTCTTGCACCAGCTGGGGGAGGCGCCTGCCACATGAGGCATGCACAGAGCACATGTAAAGGAGGCATGCACAGCCAAAGagctcccctccctgccacaAGATGCGTGTCCTGCACAGAGTATGTAGCGGTTTGAGCACACCTGCCAGAAAGGAATGTGCATGGATTTGGCTCCGATTGCAAAAGCTAACTCGGGGCCGCAGTGCTTGCATgctcttggctgcaggagcttcctccccccccgGAGGCCGCTTGCCAACTTTGCACCTCCGCGAAGCGAAACCTGCGACAGTCCCCGCTTGGCTGACCCTGTCTGCAGCCTCCAGCCACGTCCCTGGGAAATGCGAGACTCCTAGACACAAGGCGGCTTCTTCTGCCCGGCAGCTGCTCTGCTCTTCAGAcatgctgccccctccccccaagcgcAGCCAGGCAGGCTCGCTGGGCTTTCCGGCGGTAGGAAAAGTGGCAACGCTCGCCTGGCGCGCGTCACGTCTGAACGCTGCCCCGCGAGGGCTAAAGGTGCAAGGACTTGCGAAATCCGAGTTCCGCGCCGAGCCGCAGGAAACTCGCGGAAAGGTCCCTTCGCTCAAGTTCCCCTGCCCCGCCACTGATGCGGAGTGACTCCAAATCGCTGGCGTAAAGAGGAAGGCGCGCATCTTCCGCAGGAGGGACCTTGCGGAGGAGATGCTCTCTTTTATCCCACCCGCAAGCAGGAACGTGCCCGGCggtggtgatggggggggggggaagcctagCCCCCGATCTGGAGGCCATCAGGCCGGCTTGGCCCGGAAAGACGCCCCATCTCCGGCCCGCAGAGGGGCCCCTTCCCCCTGCACGCGCGTCTGCTGCGCGCTCCGGCTCGGCGAGGGAGCTGCAGCCGGGCGCGCCGTCGGTGCTGCGGCGAAAGGAGCATCCGCCGCCTCCTGCCGGTACCGCGAAGGAGCTCCGCCGATCCTCCCTGCTGTGCACCGGGAGATGCGTTGGGGGGGGAGTTAAGGCGATCGCTTccggttcttccccccccccccccgtgtccgCAACCGCGATCGCGCTTACCGGCCATTGTCCCGTAGACCATCTGCGTCCAGGGCTGGTCTTTGAGCCCTCGGAAGGCGGTGTTGGGGATCCTCTCCATGATGCCCTCGTAGAAGATGCGGCGCACCGCTTCCTGCTCGGAAGGGTGAAACTCCCTGATGCAGACGCCCTTTTTCTGGTCCTCGCCGTCGGGCGCGGGGCTCGGCGGCGGAGGCTGCGGCTGCAGCTGCGGCCCCGCGGCGGGCGATCCGGATCCGGCCCGCGAGGAAGGCCACATCTGAGCGGACGAGGAGACCAGCAAGCTCTCCTTTTTGGCTCCTGAAATCGAGTCATGGTCTTCCGCCACTATCTTAGTCTCACAAACCATTTTGGGAGACAGACAATGCATGCAAACCGGccgaggagggggggaaaggggggcttAGGAAATGtcggatggggtgggggggagaaaaggaaaaggggggagaaaaaaagggggggagaagctTGCCTGCCAAGAGGCTGCTCTACGATCgcagctttttttttaatggtgcggAGGCGGCGGTGGCGAAGGGAGAAAGGAGCTCCGCCGCATTTTGGAGAAGTATTTATAATGCAGCAGAGCCGCTTGCCGCTTGCAAGGgggtctttcccccccccccccccggtcctagCGCCCTTTCCCCATTGGTTGGCTCGTTGGCTGGCTGGTGGGGCCGGGGGGCGTGGCGGGCCGGGGGACACGCCTCCTCTCCCGGTGCTCTTGGTGGCAAATTACTACAGGCTTCGTTGCCCCCCCCGGCTTTGATGTCACCTTTCAGCGCTCCCAGTTTCCTGCTGAGCCTTACAGAAATCCTGTGCCAAACTGTTAGATGTGGCGCCTCGCTGGGGGAGAAGAAGGCGACTGACTTCGCTTGTccgggtggggtgggtgggggggaggtgggaAGGCTCGGGGGGCGGGTCGAGGGGGCTGCAACTTGCTGTGTTTCCACTTAAAACGACACTCGAGCAAGGGAAAAGGGGATCTAGGAACTGAATGCTGCAAACGAACTGCATTCTTCATTTCAGCGCGAGGACATgcatgtatacatatacatatatatgcatgcGCGACTTTTGGTTTCCGTGAACGAGGGGGAGACAATTTATTCGAATGCACACTTCAGATATAAATCAGATCCgcagcctttttattttttatttgcaaattcttTGCTTTGAATTCATTTCCTGCCGTGGGGATATAGAAGATACATTTGTGGTAGCCCCAGAGCGGATAGGGGTGCTCtacagatgtggttggactacttctttttattattaaagattttcttgttctacagaagtatgtgtaatgtctctcgtatttttcccGTGTaaaatttttacaaatcagtttcatttgttgagacattggggggggggggatcgggtggcgatgtttccattttgctcaatgtatgtagggtttggtgggGCTACTTCTGAAGCCCACCACCACTGATCATCGGCCacgccagcaacatctggagctgcCCCGGTCCAGACTCCACATGCAGCAAATCCCTCCCCCGCGCGCGCGCCCTTGACTAGCCCGGATCCCTTCGCGTCCACTTGGTTAAGTTAATCCATCTAAGGTGAGCGCGCGTGCGGGATGGCGGCCTTTCAGAAGACGCGAGATCCTCGTCTGAAGGGTTCCTTTAGGTCCCGCGCCCCTCTTGAGGGATGATGaatcccaccccccccccacccccgtggggttcccacgagtgaaagtgACACCGCCTATTCTCTTCCGCGGAGACTCCGATCCCAGCTGCTCGGCGGTGATTGGATGAGTCATTCACCACTGCGGTAGTTCGGAAAGGGCTGTTAACGCTTTCCTGCGCTTGTGCGCAAAAACCCACGGG
Proteins encoded in this region:
- the NAT8L gene encoding N-acetylaspartate synthetase isoform X2, which produces MHCLSPKMVCETKIVAEDHDSISGAKKESLLVSSSAQMWPSSRAGSGSPAAGPQLQPQPPPPSPAPDGEDQKKGVCIREFHPSEQEAVRRIFYEGIMERIPNTAFRGLKDQPWTQMVYGTMAGSCFWVAVLNGNVVGIVAARGNEEDNTVELRRMSVDSKYRGKGIAKALGRKVVEFAMVNNYSSIVLGTTAVKVAAHKLYESLGFKHVGVAEDYTLPGMTHSILERMFFQLRFHRYCLQLREE